GATTTAATCATGATATCCTCCTCATTATTAAATATCTTAAAAAATAATTTACAATAAAAAATTATTTTTATTTATAATACCAATTTTTATTTGTCTAATAACCTCTTTAAATATTTTATATAGGTTACACTAATAGTAGGTCAGATATAAAGATCAAAATTTAAATTGATTATTCTCAATAAATATGTAATCTCTGTACCTGACCTCAATAATTTTGTCTTTTTTAATTAATCATCCATTCTATAAGTGCTGATCCAAAAGTTAAACCTCCGCCGAAGCCTACCAAAATAATTTTATCACCCTTTTTTAGTAATCCATCTTTATTCATTTCATCAAGAGCAATTGGAATACTTGCGGCAGAAGTATTCCCATATTTATCTAGATTAATATAGAATTTATTACTATCTATATCTAATCGTTTAGCTGCTGAATCTATAATTCGCATATTAGCTTGATGAGGTACAATATATTTAATATCTTGGACCTTACAATCTTGATTTTTTAAAACTTCCTCTATACATTTAGGCACAATTTTAGTACCAAATCTAAATATGTCCTTACCACTCATGGTAACTAAACTATTTTGCTCATTTATTGTATTAATAAAAGGATTATTTACGGGGACTGCTGAACATCCCAAAAGCTTAGCTGCATTTCTTCCATCAGATCCTGTGTATATAGATAATATTCCATTATCTTCAGACTTTTGAAGTATAGCCGCTCCAGCACCATCACCAAATAAAACACATGTACTTCTATCGGACCAATCCACAATCTTCGAGAGTACTTCAGCTCCAATTACCAGCGCCGTCTTACATTGACCAGTTTTTATAAATTGAGTTCCTATATTCAATGCATAAACAAATCCCGTACAGGCAGCTGATATATCAAAACAAGTTGCATTTTCTGCTCCTATTTCCGCTTGAACTAAACATGCTGTTGATGGTATAAAGCTATCTGGTGAAGCAGTTCCCACAACTATTAAATCAATATCTAAAGGATCTATATCAGCATTTTTTATAGCCTGTAATGCTGCTTTTGTTGATAGAAAAGATGTATTTTCTCCCTCAGTTATTCTTCTTTCTTTTATTCCCGTTCTCGTAGAAATCCATTCATCATTTGTATCAACTATCTTTGAAAGATCTATATTTTTTATTATTCTATCAGGTGCATAACTTCCAGTTCCTATTATCTTAACATTATTCACATAACCACTCCTTGTTAGCCCTTACCTATATTTACATCTGTACTAAGCTGCAATTAAACTATTCTAAATATTTTTCTGCTTCAGTTACAAGTTCATCTAAAATTTCTTTAACTGTAACAATTTTATCTATTTTGTATGCATTGCTTCCTGTAAATAATAAACCATTATCAATATCACCCTTTACAGCATTTATAAGCGCCTTTGATATACAATAGGGGGTATTTTTAGGATTACAAGGTTTTAGACAATTGTAACACTTTGTTATTGGCTCATTTTGTTTTTTTATTTTTTCAATAAAGGAATTTCTAATAGCTCTTCCAGGCATTCCCACTGGACTAACTACAATTTCTATATCTTCCTTTTTACAATCTATAAAGGCCTGTTTATATTTTATATGTGCATCGCATTCCTCTGTAGCTATAAATCTAGTGGCAATTTGAACTCCGGCTGCACCTAACTTTATATATTTTGCAATATCTTTTCCTGAATAGATCCCCCCAGCACAAATAACTGGTATTTTCCTGCCATACTTTTTTTCAAAGGGCTTCACAGCTTCTATAACAGATATTACTATATTTTCTAAATTTTTCCTATTATCCCCAGTAAGTTCTTCCATAGAAAATCCAAGATGTCCTCCTGCATTTGGACCTTCAACAACCACTAAATCAGGTATTCTATCATGTTTTCTGTCCCACATTTTACAGATAACCTTTGCAGCCTTTGCCGATGAAACTACAGGTGCAATTTTAGTACTTGAACCTTCTACAAGACCAGGTAATGTTATTG
This genomic window from Clostridium pasteurianum DSM 525 = ATCC 6013 contains:
- a CDS encoding beta-ketoacyl-ACP synthase III, giving the protein MNNVKIIGTGSYAPDRIIKNIDLSKIVDTNDEWISTRTGIKERRITEGENTSFLSTKAALQAIKNADIDPLDIDLIVVGTASPDSFIPSTACLVQAEIGAENATCFDISAACTGFVYALNIGTQFIKTGQCKTALVIGAEVLSKIVDWSDRSTCVLFGDGAGAAILQKSEDNGILSIYTGSDGRNAAKLLGCSAVPVNNPFINTINEQNSLVTMSGKDIFRFGTKIVPKCIEEVLKNQDCKVQDIKYIVPHQANMRIIDSAAKRLDIDSNKFYINLDKYGNTSAASIPIALDEMNKDGLLKKGDKIILVGFGGGLTFGSALIEWMIN
- a CDS encoding NAD(P)H-dependent flavin oxidoreductase, with protein sequence MKLPPLIIGDLKSDIPVVQGGMGVGISGSSLAGTVASYGAVGIISGVQIGYKEPDFETNTVEANIRALRKEIHKAREISPTGIIGLNLMVAISCYDELAKVAVEEKIDLIISGAGLPITLPGLVEGSSTKIAPVVSSAKAAKVICKMWDRKHDRIPDLVVVEGPNAGGHLGFSMEELTGDNRKNLENIVISVIEAVKPFEKKYGRKIPVICAGGIYSGKDIAKYIKLGAAGVQIATRFIATEECDAHIKYKQAFIDCKKEDIEIVVSPVGMPGRAIRNSFIEKIKKQNEPITKCYNCLKPCNPKNTPYCISKALINAVKGDIDNGLLFTGSNAYKIDKIVTVKEILDELVTEAEKYLE